A stretch of the Bdellovibrio sp. 22V genome encodes the following:
- a CDS encoding cysteine desulfurase has product MEKLNELFAKVRSEFPALTQKAHGKDIVYLDTAASSLKPKSVIDRITHFYSFETSNVHRGAHYLSDLATSHFEAARLRIAQFLNAKQSEEIIFVRGTTEGINLVAHSWGVANLKAGDEILVTEMEHHANIVPWQMIAERMGAKVVAVSIHDNGELDMEDLKKKLTSKVKMVAFTACSNTLGTNTDMKTITAWAHAVGAKVLVDGAQIVSQTPVDVQAIDCDFFVLSAHKLFGPFGFGVVYGKREVLDQMPPYQGGGAMISKVTFAKTTYNDVPHRFEAGTPHVEGAIGLHTAIDFVSKIGFENIHAYEANLLEYATSKLEAIPDLRIFGTSANKGPIISFNLQGAHHSDVGQILDQEGVAVRAGHHCCQPLMARYGITGTVRASISVYNNKEDIDRLVKAVVKAREMLL; this is encoded by the coding sequence ATGGAAAAACTCAATGAACTCTTTGCCAAAGTCAGAAGTGAATTTCCCGCTTTAACGCAAAAAGCGCACGGCAAAGATATTGTGTATCTTGATACAGCGGCTTCCTCTTTGAAGCCCAAGTCTGTTATTGACCGTATCACGCACTTCTACTCGTTCGAGACCTCGAATGTGCATCGCGGAGCGCACTATCTAAGTGACCTCGCGACTTCACATTTTGAAGCTGCACGTTTGCGTATTGCACAGTTTTTAAATGCCAAGCAGTCGGAAGAAATTATTTTTGTTCGCGGTACAACAGAGGGCATCAACTTGGTGGCTCACTCCTGGGGGGTGGCGAATCTCAAAGCCGGTGATGAAATTCTTGTGACAGAAATGGAACATCACGCGAACATCGTTCCTTGGCAAATGATCGCCGAAAGAATGGGCGCGAAGGTTGTCGCTGTGTCGATTCATGACAATGGCGAACTTGATATGGAAGATCTGAAAAAGAAACTGACTTCCAAAGTTAAGATGGTTGCATTTACGGCGTGCTCAAACACATTGGGCACAAATACAGATATGAAAACGATCACGGCGTGGGCGCATGCTGTGGGTGCGAAAGTCCTTGTCGATGGAGCGCAAATCGTTTCTCAGACTCCTGTGGACGTGCAAGCTATCGATTGTGATTTCTTTGTGCTTTCTGCGCATAAACTTTTTGGACCTTTTGGTTTCGGCGTTGTTTACGGCAAGCGTGAAGTTTTAGATCAAATGCCTCCGTATCAAGGTGGCGGCGCGATGATCTCCAAGGTAACGTTTGCGAAAACGACCTATAATGATGTTCCTCACCGCTTTGAAGCGGGCACTCCACATGTTGAGGGAGCGATCGGTCTGCACACGGCGATTGATTTTGTTTCTAAAATTGGATTTGAAAATATTCATGCTTATGAAGCGAATCTTTTAGAGTATGCAACCAGCAAACTTGAGGCGATTCCGGATTTGAGAATCTTCGGAACCTCTGCGAATAAAGGCCCTATTATTTCCTTTAACTTGCAGGGTGCGCACCATTCTGACGTTGGTCAGATTTTGGATCAAGAAGGTGTGGCTGTTCGTGCGGGCCATCACTGCTGCCAGCCTTTAATGGCCCGCTACGGAATCACAGGCACAGTGCGCGCGTCTATTTCCGTGTATAATAATAAAGAAGATATTGATCGTTTAGTAAAAGCCGTGGTGAAGGCCCGGGAGATGTTGTTATGA
- a CDS encoding NifU family protein: MSTQDVLIRIQATPNPNAWKFVLDRPVLNEGKATYADAKEADQSLLASALFQVPGVRQVHFFQNVITITHNFDDDPEEIQKNVCAVIQTRMPAHNPNQTQMDEKKMRRANLPAEVQQIEEILDHTVRPGLQGDGGDLDVVKYEDNKLYVFYQGACGTCPSATSGTLMAIEGILRDQFNPEIEVIPV; the protein is encoded by the coding sequence ATGAGCACCCAAGATGTACTTATCAGAATTCAAGCAACGCCAAATCCGAACGCATGGAAATTTGTCCTTGATCGTCCGGTATTGAATGAAGGCAAAGCGACTTACGCCGATGCGAAAGAAGCGGACCAATCGCTCTTGGCTTCAGCCCTTTTTCAGGTTCCTGGCGTGCGCCAAGTGCATTTCTTCCAGAACGTTATTACGATTACGCACAATTTTGATGACGATCCGGAAGAAATTCAAAAAAACGTATGTGCCGTGATCCAAACTCGCATGCCGGCGCACAATCCGAATCAAACACAGATGGACGAAAAGAAAATGCGCAGAGCAAATCTTCCTGCTGAAGTGCAACAGATCGAAGAAATCCTGGATCACACGGTTCGTCCTGGCTTGCAGGGCGACGGTGGTGACTTGGATGTTGTGAAATACGAAGACAATAAACTTTACGTATTCTATCAAGGCGCGTGCGGTACCTGCCCAAGCGCAACTTCCGGCACATTGATGGCGATTGAAGGAATTCTAAGAGATCAATTCAATCCCGAAATCGAAGTCATTCCCGTTTAA
- a CDS encoding LysR family transcriptional regulator, whose amino-acid sequence MQQLYYELSVLAKAVHFKNLSAAALHVGLSQPQLSRIIAKIEDELKIVLLDRSAKRKSGWTTVAFQLSEIFEKSTRRLETELQGISNNQMVAELHIGTLEGLSDFALNTSKLCFEEVGVKKITLDIFDLNELEANFLSGNLDLIFTSKQPGRQKFKYLTELGFQKLENIETSKKFNVLSTFEYGRANKKELETFPHLFISNSLAIRRSWFDKIGGTGHLPTEAKKGKAKDAEPVLMIGSELLSPVLWENITGALD is encoded by the coding sequence ATGCAACAACTTTATTACGAACTCAGCGTCCTTGCTAAAGCCGTTCACTTTAAAAATCTTTCTGCAGCGGCCTTGCATGTCGGCCTCAGTCAACCGCAACTTTCCCGTATTATTGCCAAGATTGAAGATGAATTAAAAATCGTTCTCCTCGACCGCTCCGCAAAACGTAAATCGGGCTGGACGACAGTGGCGTTTCAACTTTCCGAGATCTTTGAAAAATCCACGCGTCGTTTGGAAACAGAACTGCAAGGTATCAGCAACAACCAAATGGTCGCCGAACTGCACATCGGAACTTTGGAAGGCCTTTCTGATTTCGCGCTCAACACTTCGAAACTGTGTTTTGAAGAGGTCGGCGTAAAAAAGATCACGCTCGATATCTTCGACCTTAACGAACTGGAAGCCAATTTCCTTTCCGGGAACTTGGATTTGATTTTCACGTCCAAACAGCCGGGACGTCAGAAATTTAAATATCTGACAGAGTTGGGATTCCAAAAACTTGAGAACATCGAAACGTCGAAGAAGTTCAATGTTCTCAGCACGTTTGAGTACGGACGTGCGAATAAGAAAGAACTCGAAACCTTCCCGCATCTTTTTATTTCTAACTCTTTGGCGATACGCCGCTCATGGTTTGACAAAATTGGCGGCACAGGACACTTGCCGACAGAAGCAAAAAAAGGAAAGGCGAAAGACGCGGAACCAGTTCTTATGATCGGCTCCGAACTTTTAAGCCCGGTCCTCTGGGAAAATATCACAGGAGCTTTGGACTAA
- a CDS encoding AarF/ABC1/UbiB kinase family protein: protein MFAKHGFHQVAEKVKLGKFIIERLNTASDIERLSMPERLRISFEELGPTFVKLGQLLASRPDLVPDEYVAEFEKLHDRVQPLSFEVVESVLREEFGNSLYQKFESIDPTPLGSASIAQVHKARLATGEDVVVKVQRPGIIQTINDDLNVLYLLADLLVTYVPESRPYNPTGIVDEYFRTLELETNFVVEANNIRRFQENFAADEHIKIPKVYFDLTTERVLVMELLPGIPLSQEGSLRQENIDPSEVIRRSLRAYLKMVFEDGLFHGDLHAGNFFVLPQNQIGLIDFGVVGRLNVRTQSAIANMLLALSKEDYERLAYEYVDLAPFTDRVNVDLFAKDLRELIAPYFGLTLKNVNLGKILMKSSGIAARHHLHVPTDLMLFFKSIVSIEGMGRKIQKDFDFLQYSLEFAGDLAKTQYGPQRVMNDMTQMARESKAFLNSLPRQLNFFLRKVNSPDHAFRLKVGEIKELKRSVESSSNLLFLGVIIAALILSSSYIFVHDTVSHIAGVPTISFIGYALAIILGMIAFLNYIRKP, encoded by the coding sequence GTGTTCGCAAAGCACGGGTTTCACCAGGTCGCGGAAAAGGTAAAGCTCGGTAAGTTCATTATTGAAAGACTTAACACGGCCTCTGACATCGAAAGACTTTCGATGCCAGAGCGTCTGCGTATCAGTTTTGAAGAGCTCGGTCCCACCTTCGTAAAACTTGGTCAGCTTCTCGCGTCCCGTCCCGATTTAGTTCCCGACGAATATGTCGCTGAATTCGAAAAACTTCATGATCGCGTGCAGCCTCTTTCATTTGAAGTTGTTGAATCCGTCTTAAGAGAAGAATTTGGCAATTCGCTTTACCAAAAGTTCGAAAGTATTGATCCGACTCCGCTAGGCTCTGCCAGCATCGCTCAAGTGCACAAAGCCCGCCTCGCAACGGGCGAAGACGTTGTCGTTAAAGTACAGCGTCCAGGAATTATTCAAACTATCAACGACGACTTAAATGTCCTTTACCTGCTCGCCGATCTGCTTGTGACGTACGTACCAGAGTCACGCCCGTACAATCCTACCGGCATCGTCGACGAATATTTTAGAACTTTAGAGCTGGAGACGAACTTCGTTGTCGAAGCGAATAATATCCGTCGCTTCCAAGAAAATTTCGCCGCAGACGAACACATCAAAATTCCTAAGGTCTATTTCGACTTAACGACAGAGCGAGTACTTGTGATGGAGCTGCTTCCCGGCATTCCCCTTTCGCAGGAAGGTTCTTTACGCCAAGAAAACATTGATCCTAGCGAAGTCATTCGCCGCAGTCTTCGTGCCTATCTAAAAATGGTCTTCGAAGACGGTCTTTTTCACGGGGATCTGCACGCTGGAAATTTCTTTGTTCTTCCCCAAAATCAAATTGGTTTGATTGATTTCGGCGTGGTAGGCCGTTTGAATGTGCGCACTCAATCCGCTATCGCCAATATGCTTTTAGCTCTATCCAAGGAAGATTACGAACGCTTGGCCTACGAGTACGTGGATCTTGCGCCTTTCACGGATCGGGTGAACGTCGACCTCTTTGCCAAAGATCTGCGCGAGTTGATTGCGCCTTATTTCGGATTAACTCTTAAAAACGTGAATCTTGGAAAAATCCTGATGAAGTCTTCAGGCATCGCGGCTCGACATCATTTGCATGTACCGACCGATTTGATGCTGTTCTTTAAATCCATCGTTTCCATTGAAGGTATGGGCCGCAAGATTCAAAAGGACTTCGATTTCCTGCAGTACTCTTTGGAATTCGCCGGAGATTTGGCCAAGACTCAATACGGCCCCCAGCGCGTGATGAACGACATGACACAAATGGCGCGAGAATCGAAAGCGTTTTTAAACTCTTTACCGCGCCAACTGAACTTCTTTCTTAGAAAAGTAAACAGTCCCGACCATGCCTTTCGATTAAAAGTCGGTGAAATTAAAGAACTGAAACGCTCTGTTGAAAGCTCCTCGAATTTACTTTTCTTAGGCGTCATTATCGCAGCTTTGATCCTTAGTTCTTCTTATATTTTTGTACACGATACCGTCAGCCATATTGCAGGCGTTCCGACAATCAGCTTTATCGGTTACGCCCTCGCCATTATTCTTGGCATGATCGCCTTCTTGAATTACATCCGAAAACCTTGA
- the rnr gene encoding ribonuclease R codes for MQKKRLLNGTIKRHPDGFGFFIPDDIEHPDVYIPRHSMEGIMTNDKVSIEVFPEKGTDRFRGEIIRVLSRGTKTIVGRFYRMNDRLGAIRDEGKGWGQDLKIKIEDSMNAKDKELVAAEITSYPEEGKPFAGKVTEIIGNALDPLTDIKRVIRSNNIPLEFSKETLEAAKQFDEVPNEKDFKGRVDLRDKNLITIDGATAKDFDDAVYVEVHNDGFLLYVAIADVSHYVRVGSAIDKDAYERGTSVYFPNYVVPMLPEVLSNGLCSLNPHVPRLCVVAEMLFDFTGDLKKSDFYEAVMESKARVTYGEAQEIIDGNDIEKFSHVKENILRLSDLAKILMAKRFKEGSLDLEIPETELVIDGAGVPVDIQRSERLFSHRLIEEMMLAANVAVGKFLASRNIPALYRIHEPPNEQAIRLLEKYLANFGGKTKLGQGKLQKRLTKALEEFENRPEAQILNILTLRSMSQAKYSMNNVGHFGLGFEFYTHFTSPIRRYPDLIVHRLLKNQVMPNSQYRLMSEDDLSSAGTILSAAEQRSVKAERQVQSIKKARFMEKFVGQEFDGMISSVAKFGVFVLLREYDVDGLVRLDDLGKERFEYDEENLRLVAKRSGFAYSIGDMIRIQVAAADPELGQINFVLSGVEKEEMDEEDDRTAAEISAEKLLKKLHKQDRPRTGEGPRKEARHGRGRDRDRDREERGPRRERDRDGERERRGPGGEKSFKEKSFRKDRDQKSKFFRDSRQDKEGQAQKLQKLERQAKFSPPESRDGERRGPDQSLLDMILGPEKYRRRDEDTSSKDKPKLSKKLMFAEQSKLRDNNDYSEKNSDSLKDRKPDRKDSQKRGKTENDRRSVRKARVSPGRGKGKAR; via the coding sequence ATGCAAAAGAAAAGACTTCTCAACGGTACAATCAAAAGACATCCTGACGGCTTCGGCTTTTTTATTCCTGATGATATAGAACATCCTGATGTATATATTCCCCGCCATTCGATGGAAGGAATTATGACGAATGATAAAGTGTCCATCGAAGTCTTTCCCGAAAAAGGTACAGATCGCTTCCGCGGCGAGATCATTCGTGTTCTTTCACGCGGCACAAAAACTATCGTAGGCCGTTTTTATCGAATGAACGACCGCCTGGGCGCTATTCGCGACGAGGGCAAAGGCTGGGGTCAAGATCTTAAAATCAAAATTGAAGACTCCATGAACGCCAAGGACAAAGAGCTTGTCGCGGCAGAAATCACGTCCTATCCCGAAGAGGGAAAACCTTTCGCAGGTAAAGTGACAGAGATTATCGGAAACGCCCTGGATCCATTAACGGACATCAAACGCGTCATTCGCTCGAACAATATTCCGCTGGAATTTTCAAAAGAAACTCTTGAAGCGGCTAAACAGTTCGACGAGGTTCCCAACGAAAAAGATTTCAAAGGCCGTGTCGATCTTCGCGATAAAAATCTGATTACTATTGACGGAGCCACTGCGAAGGATTTTGACGACGCGGTTTATGTAGAAGTTCATAACGATGGATTTCTTCTTTACGTCGCGATCGCGGATGTCAGTCATTATGTTCGCGTGGGTTCAGCAATCGATAAAGATGCGTACGAGCGCGGGACGTCGGTTTATTTCCCTAACTATGTCGTGCCGATGCTTCCGGAAGTTCTTAGTAACGGACTTTGTTCGTTAAATCCTCATGTCCCTCGCCTCTGTGTTGTGGCCGAGATGCTTTTCGATTTTACCGGAGACCTCAAGAAATCCGACTTCTATGAAGCCGTCATGGAAAGCAAAGCCCGTGTCACATACGGAGAAGCGCAAGAAATCATCGACGGAAATGACATCGAGAAATTCAGTCACGTTAAAGAAAATATTCTAAGACTTTCCGATCTTGCCAAAATTCTAATGGCCAAAAGATTCAAAGAAGGTTCGCTCGATTTGGAAATCCCAGAAACAGAATTGGTTATTGACGGCGCCGGAGTCCCCGTCGACATTCAACGATCCGAGCGTTTATTCTCTCACCGTTTGATTGAAGAAATGATGCTTGCAGCGAACGTGGCCGTGGGTAAATTTCTTGCAAGCAGAAATATTCCGGCTTTGTACCGTATTCACGAACCGCCAAATGAGCAAGCCATCCGCCTTCTTGAAAAATATCTGGCGAACTTTGGCGGCAAAACAAAACTGGGACAGGGAAAATTACAAAAGAGACTGACAAAAGCTCTTGAAGAGTTTGAAAACCGTCCTGAAGCGCAAATCCTTAACATCCTGACCCTTCGTTCAATGAGCCAGGCGAAGTACAGTATGAACAACGTAGGTCACTTCGGCTTGGGATTTGAATTCTATACACACTTTACTTCGCCGATTCGCCGTTATCCTGACTTGATCGTGCATCGCCTTCTGAAAAATCAGGTGATGCCGAACTCGCAGTATCGCTTAATGAGCGAAGATGACCTTTCTTCGGCAGGAACAATTCTTTCCGCGGCAGAGCAAAGATCGGTCAAAGCGGAGCGCCAAGTTCAATCAATCAAAAAAGCCCGCTTCATGGAAAAATTTGTCGGGCAAGAGTTTGATGGAATGATCAGCTCTGTCGCTAAGTTCGGTGTTTTCGTTCTGCTACGTGAATACGACGTTGACGGACTTGTCCGTCTTGATGATCTTGGCAAAGAGCGCTTCGAGTATGACGAAGAAAATCTTCGTCTTGTTGCCAAACGTTCCGGCTTTGCTTACAGCATTGGCGACATGATTCGCATCCAAGTCGCCGCTGCAGATCCTGAACTAGGCCAGATCAACTTCGTTCTGTCCGGCGTTGAGAAAGAAGAAATGGACGAAGAGGATGATCGCACTGCTGCGGAAATTTCAGCAGAAAAGCTCCTCAAGAAACTTCACAAACAAGATCGTCCGCGCACTGGGGAAGGTCCTCGTAAAGAGGCCCGTCACGGCCGAGGCCGAGATCGAGACCGCGACAGGGAAGAGCGCGGCCCACGCCGTGAACGCGACCGTGATGGCGAACGCGAGCGTCGCGGTCCTGGCGGCGAAAAATCTTTTAAAGAAAAGTCTTTCAGAAAAGATCGCGATCAGAAATCCAAATTCTTCCGCGACTCTCGTCAGGACAAAGAAGGACAAGCGCAAAAGTTGCAAAAACTCGAGCGCCAAGCGAAGTTCAGTCCACCGGAATCTCGCGATGGCGAGCGCCGAGGACCTGACCAAAGCTTGCTTGATATGATCCTTGGTCCAGAGAAATATCGTCGAAGAGATGAAGACACCTCTTCTAAAGACAAGCCCAAGCTCAGTAAAAAATTGATGTTTGCCGAACAGTCTAAACTCCGAGATAATAACGACTATTCGGAGAAGAATAGTGACAGCCTTAAAGACCGGAAGCCAGATCGGAAAGACTCTCAAAAACGCGGGAAGACTGAGAACGATCGTCGGAGTGTTCGCAAAGCACGGGTTTCACCAGGTCGCGGAAAAGGTAAAGCTCGGTAA
- a CDS encoding outer membrane beta-barrel protein, translated as MNVSKILASVIFLVSASASAADIAGITVNAEAAFDYNFVSSKGTPMLYTGGATNENYRLNYVQALLKKETDKLSFLTRLNYTTTSYTDAAVQKKANFGTLDQLEIFYKPAANLYIGFGRFLTTMGYESLMKYENATYTNTIAYQSIVPGYGEGLRAKYIAGDWLTATVSTYNQTTYGAFGDDYTPTKTTEASITGVFAGITWFAGYLTGTDSAVAPATGKVDKSSSSVWASYKFTDNFGLAITYDSRTFKPDGEHNHWADSTSAVLTYGLGINNLALRYEYVRGASEIGYGAGAETINSFILADKIALTENFNLYVEYRNDSADEDAFVDADGAATGSAHLVTLGALAYF; from the coding sequence GTGAACGTTTCTAAAATTTTGGCGTCTGTCATCTTTCTTGTAAGTGCATCAGCAAGTGCTGCTGACATTGCAGGAATCACAGTTAACGCCGAGGCAGCTTTTGACTATAACTTTGTGTCCTCAAAAGGCACTCCTATGCTCTACACGGGAGGAGCGACAAACGAGAACTATCGTTTGAATTACGTGCAAGCTCTTCTTAAGAAAGAAACAGACAAGCTCTCTTTCCTGACTCGCCTTAACTACACAACAACTTCTTATACAGATGCAGCCGTTCAGAAGAAAGCCAACTTCGGCACTCTTGATCAGCTTGAGATATTCTACAAACCAGCAGCTAATCTATATATTGGTTTCGGTCGTTTCTTGACGACAATGGGTTATGAGTCGCTTATGAAGTACGAAAACGCGACTTATACTAATACGATTGCCTACCAATCTATCGTGCCTGGTTACGGCGAAGGTCTTCGTGCGAAGTACATCGCTGGCGACTGGCTCACAGCCACGGTGTCGACATATAATCAGACGACTTACGGTGCTTTTGGCGATGACTACACACCGACTAAAACGACAGAGGCTTCAATCACAGGCGTTTTTGCCGGCATCACATGGTTTGCAGGCTACCTTACAGGAACAGATTCAGCGGTAGCGCCAGCTACCGGCAAAGTAGACAAATCTTCTTCCAGCGTTTGGGCTTCTTACAAGTTCACAGATAATTTCGGTCTTGCGATCACTTATGATTCACGCACATTTAAACCTGATGGAGAACACAATCATTGGGCCGATTCAACAAGCGCAGTTTTAACATATGGCCTTGGAATCAATAACTTAGCACTTCGCTACGAGTACGTTCGTGGTGCCAGCGAGATTGGTTACGGCGCGGGAGCGGAAACAATCAACTCTTTCATCCTTGCTGACAAAATTGCTCTGACAGAGAACTTCAATCTTTATGTTGAATACAGAAATGACTCTGCCGATGAAGACGCTTTTGTCGACGCCGATGGAGCGGCAACTGGTTCAGCACACCTTGTAACACTGGGTGCTCTTGCTTATTTCTAA